DNA sequence from the Myxococcaceae bacterium JPH2 genome:
AGGGGGGCGTGAGCAAGAAAACAGACTCTGGTAGAGTTTGTCGGCGCGCGAAAAAAGGGGAGGGCGCACCTATGTTCGAGGTCACCAATGATGTGAGCCGTCGGACCATCACCGCCAGAATGAGTGGCTTCATGCGGCCGAACGAGATGAAGGAGTTCGCCAGCATCTACCGCAAGGCAACGGATTCGTACTCGGGCGGGCGCCACCTGGTGCTCGCGGACATGCGTGGACTGAAGGCCCTCGAGCCGGAGTCGGCCACGCTCTTCTCGGACGTCATCAATCACGGCCGCAAGAATGGCTGCGTGATGTGCGCCCACGTCTCGGACTCCACCATCGCGCGGCTGCAGACGGCGCGCGTGGCCTCGGAGGCCTCGCCCAACGACGACATCACCATGGACTGCGTGTCGCTCGACGAAGCGCACGTGCAGTTGGCCAAGGCTCGCTCCCGGTTCTTCCTGGGCAACGAGCACGGCACGGCCCAGGCGCGCTGAGCGCGCGGGGCAGGAGCATCAGCGGCGCGTGGCCCGCGAGGCCCTGCGCCGCCGGGCATCTTCCAGGTAGGTCCGGACGAGCGACGACACCGGCAGGCGCAACGCCATCTCCAGGTCAATGAAACCCGCCCACACCACCTCGCGGGCATCCACCGCGAGGACGGGCTCCGTTTCCACCGTGACCTCGAGGAAGTGGACGTGGTCCTGCTTGTGCTCGTCCGTGCCCACCGTCTCGAAGCAGGGCCGCAGGGCGTGGGGGCCCAGGCGAACGCCCACTTCTTCGTGAAGCTCACGCGCGCCTGCCTCCGCGGGAGACTCCCCGCGGTGCAGGCCGCCGCCCGGCATGCTGAGCTGTCGCTTGTAGGAGTTCTGCAGCAGCAGCACGCGCTCGCCACACCAGATGCCCACGAAGACGCCGTGCGTCTGCGGGTGGCGAACGCGCCAGTACACCCTCGCCAGGTTGTAGGCGCTTCGGTACGCCACGCGCGCCAGCGCATCCACCAGAGGCTTCACGCCCATCTCTTCCTCGCGCCCCTCGCCGGGGCGCGTGTGCATCCACGAACGTCCGGCCCGACGGCGCCCTACCCGCCCTGCGAGCCGAGGGCGAGTTCGGCGAGCCCACCCTCCGCGGCGGCCAGCTCCGCGCGGCGGATCTCCAACGTCGCCCGCGCCTGGGCCGCGCTGCTCTGCGCGAGGAAGCGGCGGTTGTCCGCGTCCGTCACTTCCAGGTTGGTGGCCATGCCCGCCTGGGCCTGCGCGCTCACCTGCTTCTGCGCGCGCGCGGCCAGCTGGGCCTGAGCCTCCGCCTGCGCCAGCGCGGCCTGCGCGGCCTGGACGTTGGAGCGGGCCGCCACCCAGCTCGCGCGC
Encoded proteins:
- a CDS encoding NUDIX hydrolase, which gives rise to MHTRPGEGREEEMGVKPLVDALARVAYRSAYNLARVYWRVRHPQTHGVFVGIWCGERVLLLQNSYKRQLSMPGGGLHRGESPAEAGARELHEEVGVRLGPHALRPCFETVGTDEHKQDHVHFLEVTVETEPVLAVDAREVVWAGFIDLEMALRLPVSSLVRTYLEDARRRRASRATRR